One segment of Olsenella uli DSM 7084 DNA contains the following:
- a CDS encoding type II toxin-antitoxin system Phd/YefM family antitoxin produces MPIAVPIRDLKNTAAFARLVDESPEPITVTKNGYDKFVAMRSQDYMSLQEEVAEARLVRIVTEGDRSYGAGDYADGGRFLSDLRERYGL; encoded by the coding sequence ATGCCTATAGCCGTCCCCATCCGTGACCTCAAGAACACCGCAGCCTTCGCCCGTCTGGTCGATGAGTCACCTGAGCCGATAACCGTCACGAAGAATGGCTACGACAAGTTCGTCGCGATGCGCAGCCAGGACTACATGTCCCTTCAGGAGGAGGTTGCCGAGGCTCGGCTCGTTCGCATCGTGACGGAGGGGGACCGGTCCTATGGGGCGGGTGACTATGCGGACGGTGGGCGGTTCCTGTCTGACTTGAGGGAGCGCTATGGCCTTTGA
- a CDS encoding FeoA family protein, which produces MRLAEAGAGDSVRVIKIGGGMRQVCRFASVGIIPGSVVRVVRNDPHRPLLAFNRDTLLALGKDECGDIQVGEVSA; this is translated from the coding sequence ATGAGGCTTGCAGAGGCAGGCGCCGGTGACAGCGTGAGGGTCATCAAGATAGGTGGTGGGATGCGGCAGGTCTGCCGTTTCGCCTCCGTTGGCATCATTCCCGGCAGCGTCGTGCGAGTCGTCCGCAACGACCCGCATCGCCCCCTACTTGCCTTCAACCGGGACACGCTTCTGGCGCTTGGCAAGGACGAGTGCGGAGACATCCAGGTGGGGGAGGTGAGCGCATGA
- the feoB gene encoding ferrous iron transport protein B — protein sequence MTGSTLSLALLGQPNSGKSTLFNRLTGSHQHVGNWPGKTVEQKTGSFTRNGTRYEVCDLPGSYSLSAQSQEERVTQDYIESGGVDVIVVMADASQLSRSLYMLADVAGIEVPCVLVLNMMDVARSQGKSIDVPLLESRLGVPVVPLVANGKEGYDQLTDAIDSAAQRRSLLDESSMGDLYRRHSPEWVRSFEGNAGAPGNAPSSGAGGARGFGSMWLAARDASASEAGAVSCAEARFAWVDRMLEGVQVADHGPTHRLARLDGALLSRRWGKLVSTGIILLGLIAAMLVASPVMMAGMGVVGSLEMPIYDGLSQVGTSEFLAAYVSQGLVTAVGYSLAMAGFCFGATFVFGLLEETGVVARISYAFDDWMSALGLQGKVIMPFMMSLGCTMAGVTGTRVVDSWGQRLLATMLSWAVPCGATFAIIPTIAIVFFGPGGMALVILGIFAVMTLVMFVISRLFGRRLNPEDERSGLVMELPPYHRPKFLALLSTSARHGVGVFRRALAIVIVSSTLFWVLSWSPSGGVEGSMLYAMGHAIEPVTRVFGMGWKTFVAFLASMFAKEASLGVLSALCQADASQGLYAAASAAKSTGAASTAGLAAGIPPAEALAYMFAVTFNVPCAMALSTTYSETHSGKWTAIIGLTYFVLALLIAFVVYHVAVLFM from the coding sequence ATGACGGGGTCAACGCTCTCGCTTGCCCTGCTCGGGCAGCCGAACTCGGGCAAGTCCACCCTCTTTAACAGGCTGACGGGATCGCACCAGCATGTGGGCAACTGGCCAGGGAAGACCGTGGAGCAAAAGACGGGCAGCTTTACGCGCAATGGCACGCGCTACGAGGTCTGCGACCTTCCCGGAAGCTACAGCCTGTCCGCCCAGTCGCAGGAGGAGCGCGTCACGCAGGACTACATAGAGTCCGGTGGGGTAGACGTCATCGTGGTCATGGCCGATGCGTCGCAGCTTTCGCGAAGCCTCTACATGCTGGCCGACGTCGCTGGTATCGAGGTCCCCTGCGTGCTCGTGCTCAACATGATGGACGTGGCCCGCAGTCAGGGAAAGAGCATCGATGTGCCCCTGCTGGAGAGCCGTCTGGGGGTCCCCGTCGTGCCACTGGTCGCAAATGGCAAGGAGGGGTACGACCAACTGACGGATGCGATCGACAGCGCCGCCCAAAGGCGGTCGCTGCTCGACGAGTCGTCCATGGGCGACCTATACCGCCGGCACTCGCCCGAGTGGGTGCGCTCATTCGAGGGTAACGCAGGTGCGCCTGGCAATGCGCCCTCCTCCGGCGCGGGCGGCGCTCGGGGCTTTGGCTCCATGTGGCTCGCGGCGCGCGATGCCTCGGCGAGCGAGGCGGGGGCCGTGTCCTGCGCCGAGGCCCGCTTCGCCTGGGTGGACCGGATGCTCGAGGGCGTGCAGGTCGCGGATCACGGCCCCACGCATCGGCTGGCAAGGCTCGACGGGGCGCTCCTCTCGCGCCGCTGGGGCAAGCTCGTGTCAACGGGCATCATCCTCCTGGGGCTCATAGCTGCGATGCTGGTCGCGTCTCCCGTCATGATGGCAGGGATGGGCGTGGTGGGCTCGCTCGAGATGCCCATCTATGACGGGTTGTCGCAGGTAGGCACCAGCGAGTTTCTGGCTGCCTACGTCTCGCAGGGCCTCGTCACCGCAGTGGGGTACTCCCTTGCCATGGCGGGATTCTGCTTCGGCGCAACCTTCGTCTTTGGGCTCTTGGAGGAGACGGGCGTCGTCGCGCGCATCAGCTATGCCTTTGACGACTGGATGAGCGCCCTCGGCCTGCAGGGCAAGGTCATCATGCCGTTCATGATGAGCCTCGGCTGCACCATGGCGGGCGTCACGGGTACGCGCGTGGTGGACTCCTGGGGCCAGCGTCTCCTGGCCACGATGCTCAGCTGGGCCGTGCCCTGCGGGGCGACCTTTGCGATCATCCCCACCATCGCCATCGTGTTCTTTGGACCTGGGGGCATGGCCCTTGTCATCCTGGGCATCTTTGCCGTAATGACGCTGGTCATGTTCGTGATATCGCGGCTCTTTGGCAGGCGTCTCAACCCCGAGGACGAACGCTCGGGCCTGGTCATGGAGCTGCCTCCCTATCACAGGCCCAAGTTCCTTGCGCTTCTCTCCACGTCCGCACGGCACGGCGTGGGGGTCTTCAGACGTGCGCTCGCCATCGTGATCGTCTCGTCCACCCTGTTCTGGGTGCTCTCATGGTCGCCCTCGGGTGGGGTCGAAGGCTCGATGCTCTATGCCATGGGGCATGCCATCGAGCCGGTCACGCGCGTGTTCGGCATGGGATGGAAGACCTTCGTCGCCTTCCTGGCGTCGATGTTCGCCAAGGAGGCCTCGCTGGGTGTGCTCTCCGCCCTCTGCCAGGCCGATGCCTCGCAGGGCCTCTACGCGGCCGCGTCCGCTGCCAAGTCGACCGGTGCCGCCAGCACCGCTGGCCTTGCGGCGGGCATCCCACCGGCGGAGGCATTGGCCTACATGTTTGCGGTGACCTTCAACGTCCCCTGCGCCATGGCCCTCTCCACGACGTATTCCGAGACGCACTCGGGCAAGTGGACGGCCATCATCGGCCTGACCTACTTCGTGCTCGCGCTGCTGATAGCGTTCGTGGTCTATCATGTGGCCGTGCTGTTCATGTAG
- the thpR gene encoding RNA 2',3'-cyclic phosphodiesterase, with protein MRMFVALELPDGLKAEIADLSRTLSRGCGGRFVDHEGYHLTLAFLGVIDEMGVALAADALDEACIGMAPVRLVPNGLGKFGSSRDATLWLGFAPEPELVGLFGRVRDGLRVRGLPFDEKPFSPHVTLARHACLSEGTLSVTSLPAETDAACVTLFRSTLSPDGPIYTPLHTVGWE; from the coding sequence ATGCGCATGTTCGTTGCCCTCGAACTCCCCGATGGCCTCAAGGCCGAGATCGCGGACCTGTCACGAACCCTCTCCCGCGGCTGCGGGGGACGCTTCGTGGATCACGAGGGCTATCACCTGACGCTGGCCTTCTTGGGTGTGATCGACGAGATGGGGGTGGCATTGGCTGCCGATGCGCTTGACGAGGCCTGCATCGGGATGGCGCCCGTGCGCCTCGTCCCCAATGGCCTCGGCAAGTTTGGCAGTTCGCGAGACGCAACGCTCTGGCTGGGGTTTGCCCCCGAACCAGAGCTGGTGGGGCTTTTCGGGCGCGTGCGCGACGGCTTGCGCGTCCGAGGGCTCCCTTTCGACGAGAAGCCCTTCAGTCCGCACGTCACCCTTGCACGACACGCCTGTCTGTCCGAAGGAACCTTGTCGGTCACCTCTCTTCCGGCCGAGACGGATGCCGCATGCGTCACGCTCTTCAGAAGCACGCTCAGCCCCGACGGCCCCATCTACACACCCCTTCATACGGTTGGGTGGGAGTGA
- a CDS encoding GNAT family N-acetyltransferase, whose product MVRELCDSDLPALLKLCLGNPQYYAYLGEGPTIESLAAEMGELPPGCAPDRKSCLGFFDVEGALIAVLDLVRGYPVERCAFIGFFMVDASRQGVGLGSRLITRLLERLHSEGFVRVRLAYVEGNEQSRRFWERCGFTVAGIPTEQGAFAVVPMERALP is encoded by the coding sequence TTGGTCAGAGAGCTTTGCGACAGCGATCTCCCCGCGTTGCTCAAACTCTGCCTCGGGAACCCGCAGTATTACGCCTATCTCGGTGAGGGGCCGACCATCGAGTCGCTTGCCGCGGAGATGGGCGAGCTGCCGCCCGGATGCGCGCCGGATCGAAAGTCCTGCCTCGGCTTCTTCGATGTTGAGGGGGCGCTCATTGCCGTGCTCGACCTCGTGCGCGGCTATCCTGTCGAGAGATGTGCGTTCATCGGGTTCTTCATGGTCGACGCCTCCAGGCAGGGGGTGGGTCTCGGCAGTCGGCTCATCACTCGGCTCCTCGAGCGCCTCCACAGCGAGGGCTTCGTCCGCGTACGCCTTGCCTACGTCGAGGGCAACGAGCAGTCCCGTCGCTTTTGGGAGAGGTGCGGGTTCACGGTCGCCGGCATCCCCACGGAGCAAGGGGCTTTCGCTGTCGTGCCCATGGAGCGCGCGCTGCCGTAG
- a CDS encoding helix-turn-helix transcriptional regulator yields the protein MSFRDNLQHLRATRGMTQEQLAMMVGVSRQSVTKWESERAYPEMDKLLKICQVFDCTIDDLVQGDLTTRAGEPKRAMPQEAGDSIGYEEHCRSHALRLAVSVGLFVGGSGAGMLVGALMQAMAASTNDEASSIAIGVGVLIFVAAGLALLIPTTTGHNAFRREHPYVIDFYSAKERGKNERLRARELAAGISNVLLGAIVAMVLGDSFDNGSWQESLVMSLMMILIAIGVGVIVHAGALWDMTNIEKYNTEALCSLSQKEFESAMEDLDEGERRRMVRERQKSKATGTSCALVMLGATIIALPLLFVTKVYWFWAPWPIGGVACGIIGTWVNRKD from the coding sequence ATGAGCTTTCGTGACAACCTCCAGCACCTCCGCGCGACGCGGGGCATGACCCAGGAGCAGCTTGCCATGATGGTGGGCGTGAGCCGCCAGTCCGTCACCAAGTGGGAGTCGGAGCGTGCCTACCCCGAGATGGACAAGCTGCTCAAGATCTGCCAGGTCTTCGACTGCACGATCGATGACCTGGTGCAAGGGGACCTCACCACGCGTGCAGGCGAGCCGAAGCGTGCCATGCCGCAGGAGGCCGGCGACAGCATAGGCTACGAGGAGCACTGCCGCAGCCACGCACTGCGCCTGGCCGTGAGCGTAGGTCTGTTCGTGGGCGGAAGCGGCGCGGGCATGCTCGTGGGAGCGCTCATGCAGGCAATGGCGGCGTCGACAAACGACGAGGCAAGCAGCATCGCCATCGGCGTTGGGGTCCTTATCTTCGTGGCCGCAGGCCTAGCACTCCTCATCCCAACGACAACGGGCCACAACGCGTTCAGGCGCGAGCATCCCTACGTCATCGACTTCTACTCTGCCAAGGAACGCGGCAAGAACGAGAGGCTGCGCGCCAGGGAGCTTGCGGCGGGCATCAGCAACGTCCTATTGGGTGCGATTGTGGCGATGGTGCTGGGCGATTCATTTGACAACGGATCGTGGCAGGAATCGCTGGTCATGAGCCTGATGATGATCCTCATAGCCATAGGCGTGGGCGTCATCGTACACGCAGGCGCCCTATGGGATATGACCAACATCGAGAAGTACAACACCGAGGCGCTCTGCTCGCTCAGCCAGAAGGAGTTCGAGTCTGCCATGGAGGATCTGGACGAGGGCGAGCGCCGACGCATGGTGAGGGAGCGCCAGAAGAGCAAGGCAACCGGAACATCCTGCGCGCTCGTTATGCTTGGTGCAACCATCATCGCGCTGCCACTGCTCTTTGTGACCAAGGTCTACTGGTTCTGGGCACCCTGGCCCATTGGTGGCGTTGCCTGCGGCATCATCGGCACCTGGGTCAACAGGAAGGACTAG